The genomic stretch TCTTAGCCTATCTCATGTATGTTAATCCCTCTACTTTTATAGTACATTTATCGGTTTAATTTGTACTATATTATAAATACTTCATGTATACCCCTTGGGTATTACTGAATATCTGAGCATGAAATTCTCATGCATTCGGGCTATGCCAGGGTATATATAgagcaatatttttcattttagttaGCTAGTTCACAGACACTCGCAAGGTAACTTTTACCTTTTGTCAGAGCTTAGCCACTTCTAGAAATAAATAAGggatattttatttttcgatctggggttttctaaattcaaaaggcTAAAACTTTCTCCGTTATTTTGGCCATGTTACTCTGGGTTTTTACATTATATGTTTTGCCAGccatatacatatattgttagTCGCATGAGGTCTATACTTTTGATATAATACTGTAATTTGGTACTACAATTAATACAAGCTATTTGAACTCCGATTTAtccttttttgtacttttatcaaAGTATGCAGTAGTTTATAACAGAGAACCTGGGAAATAAGAGGATTTGATTTagttttgacataattatgcccccttcgaagaaggaggggtatattgttttgcagatgtcggtcggtcggtcggtctgtctgtctgtcggtcggtcggtctgtatgtagaccaatccgtttccggatgataactcaagaacgcttgggcctaggatcatgaaagttgataggaaggttggtcatcacctgcagatgacccctattgacgttgagatctgtatgtcagaggtcaaggtcacagtgaccctgaacagttaaacggtttccggaggataactcaagaacgcttgggcctaggatcatgaaagttgataggaagattggtcatgactagcagatgacccctattgattttgagatcagtatgtcaaagttcaaggtcatagtgacccggaacagttaaacggtttccggatgataactcaaggttgcttgggcctaggatcgtgaaatttgatagggaggttgttcatgatcagcagatgacccctattgtcaatgttcaaggtcacagtgaccaggaacagtaaaatggtttccgggcgataactaaagaacgcttgggcctaggatcaggaaaattgatacgGAGATGGATCGtgaccagcagaagacccctattgattttgaggtcatttcatcaaggttcaaggtcagattggccagttaaatggtttctggacgataacttgagaacgcttgggccaagtgtcatgaaagatgatagagaggttcatcatgaccagcatatcacccctattgattttaaggtcagtaggtcaaaggtcaaggttacagtgacccggaacattttaactgtttccagacaataacttgagaacgcttgggcctaggatcataaaacttgatagggaggttggtgatgacctgcagatgacccctataaattttgaggtctgtagactaaaggtcaaggtcacattgacccggaagaGTTAAACCCTtttttgggcctaggatcacaaaacttaatagggagattgatcttgaccagcagatgacccctgttgattttgaggtcaataggtcaaaggtcaatgttacattgacccagaacagtagaacttttgtttacagtgagcaaataatttctgttccttgtgcaattactgaatgcatcaaggggggcatttcgtggtcgacgagctcttgttacctATTGAAGTGTTGACAGTCCTGTAACGCAGTCATTATGTTTGAAGAGAAATTCTGAAAAAAGgcacaaataaattgaaaaacaaatgcaagtatttaacaatatttcagaaaACTATTTACATCAATCTCCTCACAATCACACCCAAGACAACTTTCACATATATacccgcaccatgagaaaaccaacatagtgcgtttgcgaccagcatctgcgcagtctggtcaggatccatactgttcgctttcaaactctattgcaattagagaaaccgttagctaaCATTGTGGGTCCTGAACATATACAGATTAGTTTGCTTGATACTAACTTTCAGCTCACCAAAatttacaggtggtccaaattcttttgctgtagcttagaaaacaagaaaatagtacTCTGCCATGATTaattccttaacctttagcctgctgatgggcatgtgattctgcctttgcgaccgggtctgcactgtccgctatccAGTCTGTAaactttcagtgaaaacccctttgaataatgaatggtactACCCAAATGGAATGCTAGACCAGTCCAGttttgaaattcagcagggtaaaggttaaaaaaaaatttatttgttagtgTATAAtgttacatgttttgtttttcaaattctgttttataaatatgacgaataaaatctgtgaaaagatccatTGGGAGCATATAATGCAATCAAACCTCGGTATtgatcaacaagagggccatgatggccctatatcgctcacttgagtagagttgcttgcttgaacaaatttcttagctaaagtaTTAAAAGCAAGAAAActaggagagtgggtcaaggtaaagattatgcaagattacttttgaaatctgtaataaaatttacAGGTAGTCCAAAttcttttgctgtagcttagaaaacaagaaaataggtaaGTAAGTCACATTGAtgatcactgaaagtctgtttaaagatcggcatgcaaaactatacatgtcaccAAAATCTtaaagctgtatcttaagaaaacaagaaagtaggtcagtaggtcacattcaaggtcactgaaaatcagttttaagatcggtgtgcaaaactgacatgtcaaatttcaaggctgtatcttaaaacacaagaaagtatgtcagtaggtcatattcatggtcactgcatgaaagtcagttttaagatcggtgtgcaaaactgtacatgtcatccaaatttcaaggctgtattttaaaaaacaagaaagtaggtcagtaggtcaaggttaccgtcaaatgacccctaattacttggggtcatacgGTAATTATAACTatacagtctaggaaatatgatcagataattttttaagtatttttcctatataactcgtataaaAACTAGGTGACCtttggggcggggcctcttttcaccccaggggcataatttgaacattcttgttaaagagccactaggcaatgttacatagtGAATACCAAAAGCGTAGGCCTTGAActaagaatattttaaaaagttttttcctatgttagtctatataaaatttgggacccccagggtagggcctctttttaccctagagccataatttgaacaatcttggtacagaaCTACTAGgcgatgcaacataccaaaaaatcaaaagcctaggccttgcagtttcagacaagaagattttttaaaacattttcctatgtaagtGTATGTTAACCTTGGGACCCCCGGGAGCGGGGCCCGTTTTtacccccaggggcataatttgaacaatcttggtagagaaccacaaggcaacgctacataccaaacatcaaaggcctagatattgtggtttcagacaagaagacttttatttttttttccctatttatgtctatgtaaaacttgagacccccggggcggggcctcttttcaccccagggacataatttgaatagttTGGTAGGGAActaaaaggcaatgctacataccaaatatcaaaggcctaggtcttttggtttcagactagaagattttcaaaacaaaatcctataattatgtctatgtaaaaattgggacccccaggatggggcctcttttcaccccaagggcataatttgaacaatctttatagaggactattagacgatgtcacatgccaaatattgaggtcCTATGCCTTGTGGGtttggacgagaagattttcaaagttttccctataagtaaaccatgtgaccccaagggcggggccatatttgaccctaggggaataaatTGAACAaccttggcagaggaccacttgatgatgctacacaccaaatataaaagccctatgacctgtggttttggacaagaagattttaaaagtttttcctttcggttgccatggcaaccagagttctatatggaattcaattttttgaacacttttaaagaagaccatccaagaaacatccctgtggaaaaattggcctgatggtttaggaggatatgttgtttaaaggaaagtgtggacagatggacggacaccggacaatagctcaccctgagcctttggctcatgtgagctaaataTGCGTAAGGggaatgaaataaaattcaaatgtaaCTTTTGTAACATTTATCTTAATAATAATGTACATACTGCATACACAATGTAAGTACTGTTCAATAGgctttttaatattcaaatttggtaAATGTTGATCTTTCTTATTGTATTGTCAATTGATAAATGCAtgtttatatatacaaatatttacagTCTCATGatatgaaacaaatatataatatacaaactgaatatatttataaattgtgCCTAGTAAcgtaaacatatttttgtaactgCACTATTGATCAAGTCTTTATTTGGGTAGTAGAGAGATAGTATCCACAGAGATACAACATTGGCACTCTTAATTGGTACAGAAAGTTAGTGTCAGTTTAATCCAGACATTAATTCTGCAGCATCATGTCAACCATACATAATAATGACACTCATAATTGGAATATTAGTAAAATTTGCCCATTCATTTTTAGTAGAATAATGGTAACATCCAAACCTGTAATCATCACTCGTAAAGTCATTCAGTTCAGTATTAAGATCTATACATAGTTACTATATTATACTTTATATCAAATCATATACTTGAATTTCATTTCCGTGCCTGCCTATAATCATCTTTGACATTTGCTGATTGCAACATATTGCCTGCGGATTGGCAGATTTATCAATAAATTTCACAACCTCACCTATCAGATTACCATTCAGTCCAAACTGTAGCACATTGCTGGAGTCTGCCCCACACACAAGAATACTACCTCTACCTGTAAGATAACAACTATAGGCACCTGTTAACTGTGAGTCATTAAAACTTCCAACAACTGTCCCGTTATTATCCAGTATAATCAATCCATTGTTATAATCAGCAACATATATCTTGGAACCAGCCTCACTGACAGCTAGACTACGGATGTCAGAGAACAGTTTCTGCCCTGATTGATCTTTACTAATCTGCATCAGGTTTCTTCCTGATACACTGTATATATAAACTGACGTATAAAAGTCTGAAATGTACAGATTGCCACCAGCATATGCTAGACCATTACAATTAAagtcagtttttattttgtttgttaatgCCATTCTGTTTGTTAGTGAAATGAATTGAACTTCTTGCTTGCCTTGCAAACATACAGCAGCTTGCTGTTTATAGATAATACAAACTTGCCGTGGTCTCCCAGGCAGATCACAGTAGCCTAAGACAGTACATGTGGAACTGTCTAAACGTTTCAGCTTGTTGTTGCCTTTATCAGCCAGCATTATTGTTCCATCCTCAAGAGCGCAGGCGCTGATAATATCACATCTGTATTTATCTGACTTAACTTTAACACTATATTTTGTGCTGCCTTTTATTTGAAGTAAAGACTCGTCACTATAGATATTCACCGTACCAACGTTTTCGGATTTCATGTCTATCCTCTGTCCAATATTGccgaaaacatttatttctgcCAACAAAGAAGTTAGTCTATGATCGGCAGTGAAATCAATGTTTTGTAATTGGCTTGGTTCTACTGACTTAGCAACATTACCAGCAATGTTTTCTACTTTTTTGACATTTACAAAGTTTTGCAATTTATTGTCACTTGCCAGTGTTAGCTTGTCTCGAGCGGATATTATGCTGGCTTCGCTTGTCTCCAATATTCTGATACTCTCCTCCATTTCATTTATGAAGGCTTTGTATTTATCTTCAGTGTCAGATATAGTGTGTTTCTCTAGTTCATCAAGTCTGTCATTGATTTCTTTTCTGAACTTCTTGATGTTTTCCAACGTTGCAGTTTTGCTTTCCAAGAGCAGTTCTCTTTCTCGTTTGAACTTTTCTTGTTGCTCTTTCAAGGTCTTGGCAACTGAGTCTACTTTTTGTTGAATTTCCCTGGTAGTGGTGGTGCAGGTGTAGTGCTTGAGAAATTCTGGTATGTAGAAGATATCTTCGCATAACCTTGAAAAGAAGAAATGCtatagtttaataatatttcttaaattcagttttacttccTTTCCTGTAAGCAAGTTACATACGATTAACATTACAGCCGGGTCTTAAATACATATTTTCGCAAAAAGCTGATGTTTACGGATTTCTATTTGCTCATAACGTGTGTCGTTCATTGTGTTTTAGGTTGTTGAAGCGTGACGTTCAACacgacgcgcgacaatacgaCACAACACACgacacgacgcacgacaatgcgacgaCGGGTGACAATGCGATACGATGCGCGATATTGATGTTGGGATGTCATGTATTGTCGTGCGTCCTATCCTGTATCGAGCGTCGTGTCTCATTTTTTCGTGCGTAGTGTCGCATGTCATGCGTCGACCTagaagatttattttattttattttgttgggtaacgtcgcacggacacaattataggtcatatggcgaccttcaaGCTTCGATGGTAGAAGAAAACCCcgagtgcccctccgtgcattatttcatcacaacgGCACCCGGGTAGACCACGACTCCGTAACCTGAGGCTCTCACGTGAAGACTCACCGAGTTCACCTACATCGATAAGCAAGcgttgaagtcagcgaccttccCCCCCCACTAAAGAGAGACGGGATACCAACACCTGCGACAATGAACTCGAGTCACACACAATACGACGGACGACAATACGACGTGACAACTTTACTTTAATGTCGCGAGTCGTGTCGTAtgaaaagtagacagttgatacACAGCACAATGCTTGACAATGTTATAAATTGCTCATCACATCATACGACGGGCGACAATAAGACAAAACAGCGTGATATTAATGTTGCGCATCGTGTCGCATCGTCGTGTGTTTTGTCGTGTCGTATTGGCGTGTTGTGTCATGCTTCATGTCGCGCGTCGACCTGAAGCGACACGCTACATGAGCTTAACAAGATTCCGTACTTCTATGATGGtaattgtacatgttttacacaGCTGACAAAGCATAGAGATGGAACCTAAGGCTGCttattcaacgacaacaacaacaaatcaagtgcaaaactgaagtgcatatcgcttatctcacactAGCAACATTTTAACATAGTACCGTgcagtaaatacgggaacttttgacaaCGACATCGGCTTTGTTGTTTTGGGGGATCAGCTAAtgaaaggtgattgtcatttctttttaactaacacaaccattttatttatactaaagaacaTCTGCCTTAACGGCAGATTCTGTaaggtaaatgcgattccgcacgcctcggtcaatatgcaaattaagtatatttgtaaacacaaggtgcgtgtcataaagaagtgaaataacttctttcggcacagtttttggtatggttttggtgtgaccatcagatagaagatatatttttatatcactctgtttttatttcatacattttgaggccttgattattctttgCAAACGAATATTGTAAACTGctgagggattcgatgtcgtaaaattataaagtctatttatattttttccaacgaataatgttttctttcctatgatcataccatacatgtaaattaacggcagtaataaataaaaaaaaatgtatttgacttaGTTTGTtggaaaatgaaagataatgctcaacgtttttgtttgaatgattattcatagatcttgaaataaactatatttttgggaaacacatccgaatttaatctatgc from Mercenaria mercenaria strain notata chromosome 16, MADL_Memer_1, whole genome shotgun sequence encodes the following:
- the LOC123540364 gene encoding uncharacterized protein LOC123540364; the protein is MAIDHRLCEDIFYIPEFLKHYTCTTTTREIQQKVDSVAKTLKEQQEKFKRERELLLESKTATLENIKKFRKEINDRLDELEKHTISDTEDKYKAFINEMEESIRILETSEASIISARDKLTLASDNKLQNFVNVKKVENIAGNVAKSVEPSQLQNIDFTADHRLTSLLAEINVFGNIGQRIDMKSENVGTVNIYSDESLLQIKGSTKYSVKVKSDKYRCDIISACALEDGTIMLADKGNNKLKRLDSSTCTVLGYCDLPGRPRQVCIIYKQQAAVCLQGKQEVQFISLTNRMALTNKIKTDFNCNGLAYAGGNLYISDFYTSVYIYSVSGRNLMQISKDQSGQKLFSDIRSLAVSEAGSKIYVADYNNGLIILDNNGTVVGSFNDSQLTGAYSCYLTGRGSILVCGADSSNVLQFGLNGNLIGEVVKFIDKSANPQAICCNQQMSKMIIGRHGNEIQVYDLI